Genomic window (Chloroflexota bacterium):
AGCTCGCGAACCCGCGCCTGCGGCATCACGAGCCACATCAGGCCCAGGCCGGGGCCGCTGAATATCTCCATCGTCGTCGCCAGGGTGCCCTCGCCGTCAGCCTCGAACATGAACGTGTGCTTGCCGAAGATGCCGCCGCTGCTGCCGACCCACGTGACGGCCGTCGGCCGCCTCACCTCGATCACCTCCGCACATATCCGGAGCGACTTCCACCACGGCTTCACCGTGAAGGCAACCTCGGCGCCGAGCGTCCACGGCTCGCCCTTGCGATGCTTCGGCGAGCGCGCGACATCGTTCCACCGGGGCCAGCCTTCGAGATCCGTGAAGACGCGCCACACGCGCTCCGGGGGCGCGGCGATGCGCAGCGACTCGCGGATGACGATGGTTCGCTCGATGATCGTCATGCGCTTCGCCGCCGCTCACGACCGCTCGTTGCGGAAAACTGTTTCATAAATTCGTCGTGAAAACTATTGTGATTATGAAAACTCGATGGTATTGTAGTAGAAAATTCATCCGCGATTCCGCAGCCCACCACCCGGTGACGGGCGGGCCCATCTGGAAAGTCTGGAGGGGTTGCCCCGTTGCTCACACATGCAGCGCCGTCAATAGAAAATCTCAAGCACCTCTTCGCGAGCGTGCCTGAGACTCCCGCTCTCCTCATTGATCGCAACGTTCTCCGCGAAGATTTCCTCGCATTCAAGCGCAGCTTCACCGGCTCCCGCATCTGCTACGCCATCAAGGCGAACTCCCACCCGGACGTTTTGAGCGAGCTGCACGCCCTGGGCTGCGACTTCGAAATCTCCAGCCTGGGCGAGCTTCGCATCCTGCAAGGCATCGGCGTACCCGGCCACCGCATCATCACCAGCAATCCCATCAAGTCGCCGCTCTTCATCAAGGAAGCTTACGCCGCAGGCATCCGCCACTTCGTCTACGATTCCAAAGCCGAGATTGACAAGCTCGCCGAACTCGCTCCGAACTCCAGCCCTTGCGTCCGCCTCACGGTGCCGAACGAAGGCAGCGAATGGCCACTGGACAAGAAGTTCGGCGTGGGGCCGGAGCTGGCGCTCCAGCTTCTCCTGCTCGCCAAGGCCAAGGGCCTCAAGACGGCGGGCGTCACCTTCCACATCGGCTCCCAGAACCGCCAGCTGAAGGGCTGGCCCATCGCCCTCCAAGTGGTCCGCGATCTCTGGGACAAGGCGAAGAAGAAGGGCATCCGCCTCACCACGCTGAACGTTGGCGGCGGCATGCCCGTCTACTACACGAACCCCGAATTCCCCAGCGTGCAGGAGATCGCGAAGACGGTCTACGCCGCGCGCGACGCCCTCTTCCCCGCGGGCACGGAGACCTTCCTGGAGCCCGGCCGCGCCATGATCGCCCGCGCCGGCACCATCGTGACCACCGTGGTCGGCGTCGCCGATCGCGACGGCACGCGCTGGGTCTACATAGACACAGGCATCTTCCAGGGCCTGGCTGAAGCCCTGGGCGGCATCAAGTACCGCTACCTGAGCGAAGCGCCCGGCCCCGTGGAACAGTGCACCCTCGCGGGCCCCTCCTGCGATAGCATGGACACCATCGCCAGAGACGTCATGTTGCCCCAGGTGAAAGTCGGCGACCGCATCGCCATCCCCGCATGCGGCGCCTACACCACCTGCTACGGCACGGACTTCAACGGCTTTCCCAGCCCCCGCACCATCATCGTAGGATAGAGCACCGATGCCAAAGTTCTGGTTCGCCGAGTCTGATCCCTTTGCGCCCATCAACTACCGCTACAAGGTGAACAAGCGTCTCTTCTCCAAGAAGAGCCCCTACCAGCACGTCAAAGTCTTCGAGCATGATTTCTTCGGGCGCATCATGACCATTGACGATGTGGTCCAGCTCGCGGACCGCGACGAGTTTTTCTACCACGAGATGCTGGCCCACGTGCCGCTCCACATGCACCCGGCGCCGAAAAAGGTCCTCATCATCGGCGGCGGCGATGGCGGCACCCTCCGCGAAGCCCTCAAGCATCCCACCGTGGAGAAGGCCGTCCTTATTGATATAGACGCCCTCGTCATCGAAACGTCCAAGCGCTTCTTCCCCCAGGTGGCCGTGGCCTTCAAATCGCCCAGGGCCACCGTCCTTAACATGGACGGCGCGAAGTATATGCGCGAGACCGGCGAGCGCTTCGATGCCGTTCTAGTGGACTCTACTGACCCCGTGGGCCCGGCGAAGACCCTGAGCACTCAGGACTTCTTCAAGACCGCGGCGAACGTCCTCACGCCCAACGGCCTCTTTGCCATGCAGACGGAGTCCTTGCACTACCACATCGTCTTCATCAACCAAGTGCAGGGCTATCTCGGCAAGGTCTTTCCGTCCGTCGGACTCTACGCCGCGCCCCTGGCCACCTATGCAGGCAACTATTGGACCTTCTCCATCGCCTCCAAGGCCAAGGTGCAGAGCTGGGACCCCGTCCGCCCCGCCATCAAGGGCACGCGCATCTACGATGAAGAGTTCCACCGCAAGGCCATCGTCCCCCAAAAGGCGCGCGATTGCTTCACGGCCATCGGCTCCGGCCCCTACAAGCGCGCCGCGCGGTAGCAGGATCCTTCCGACTTCCTCATCAACGGGCTCATGGAAGGCCCTGCGCCCATCCGCCAGTAACACCGCTTCTATATAATGATGCCTCGCAGCAGCGAGGAGGCCGTCCGTGTTCGGCAGTTCCATAAAGATCGGGCGCATCTTCGGCATACCCATCGGCGTCCACTACACCTGGTTCATCGTCTTCATCCTTATCACCGGCATCCTGGGGAGCAACTACTTTCCCAGCGAATTCCCAAGATGGAGCGGGTTCCAAACTTGGGGCGTCGCCATCCTCACCAGCCTGCTCTTCTTCGCCTCCGTCCTGGCCCACGAGCTCGGCCACAGCCTCGTTGCCAAGAGGTACGATATCGGCGTCAAGAGCATCACCCTCTTCGTCTTCGGCGGCGTCGCCCAGATAGCCAAGGACCCGCCGCGGCCGAAGGTGGAGGCCCTCATCGCCCTCGCTGGGCCGCTGGTGAGCCTGACCATCGGCGGCATCTTCCTCGGCATCTATTTCGCCGCCAGCGATCGCAACGACTCCATCGCCGGGCTCGCCTACTATCTGGGCAGCATCAATATCATGGTCGCCACATTCAACATGATCCCCGGCTTTCCCTTGGACGGCGGCCGCGTCTTCCGCGCCATCGTCTGGGCCGTGAAGGGCAACTTCGTCAGCGCCACCCGCTTCGCCACCACGGTCGGGCGGGGCGTCGGCTATCTCTTCATCTTCATCGGCGTCATCCGCGCCTTCTGGTACAACGATCTCTCCAGCGGCCTCTGGATCGCCTTCATCGGCTGGTTCCTGGAGAACGCCGCCTCCCAGAGCTACGCCCAAGTCGCCATCCGCCAGGCCCTGGAAGGCATCTACGTGCGCGAAGTGATGTCCAGGGACACCTCCTTCATCTTCAAGCGCATAGACCTGCAGACGTTGATAGATAGCTACATCAACTTCTCCGGCAAGCGCTTCTTCCTCGTCGGCGAAGCGGAGAAGTGGGAGGGCGTCCTGAGCCTCCAGGACATCCGCAAGGTGTCGCGCGAAAAGCGCCGGGAGACCCGCGTGGCAGACGTGATGGTTCCCGTGGGGAAGGTTGCCACTGTCAAGCAATCAGACGAATTGCTCAAAGCAATAGAAATCATGGATAACGCCGACGTGAATCAGGTCCCTGTGCTGGATGGCGAGCGCGTCGTCGGCGTTCTGAGCCGGGAGAATATCGTGCGTCTCCTGAGGAGCCGGGCCGAGCTCAAAGCGGGCGCATAACCCCGGCAACAAGATGCAGCCGCACTGCACCCCTAGGTCAGCAGGGCCTGTTCTGGTATAGTGTTCGTCCGCTTAGGAGGCCTATTGCCCATGAATTACGGTGAACTTTCCATCAAGCGCCATCGGGAGACCAAAGGCAAAGTCGCTATCGTCTCCAAGATGCCCCTTGAGACCATAGAGGACCTTTCCGTCGCTTACACGCCCGGCGTCGCCGCCGTCAGCCTTGCCATCGCCGCCGAAAAGTCCCTCTCCTTCGAGCTGACCAACCGCGCCAATACCGTCGCCGTCGTTTCAGACGGCACCGCCGTCCTCGGCATCGGCGATCAAGGCCCCCTTGGCGCGATGCCCGTCATGGAAGGGAAGGCCATCCTCTTCAAGAACCTCGCAGGAGTTGATGCCATCCCAATCTGCTTGGACACCAAGGACCCTGCGGAGATCGTCAAGACTGTCCGCTACCTTGCTCCCAGTTTCGGCGGCATCAACCTGGAAGATATCGCCGCCCCCAAGTGCTTCGAGGTCGAAGAGGCGCTCCAAGACCTCGGCATCCCGGTCTTCCATGACGATCAGCACGGCACTGCCGTCGTCACCCTCGGCGGCCTCATCAACGCCCTAGCCATAACCGGGAAAAAGATCAAGGACGTGAAGATCGTGATGTCCGGCGCAGGCGCCGCAGGCTGGGCGACGACCAAGATCCTCCTGGATTCCGGCGCCCGCGATATCACCCTCGTGGACACCAAGGGCACCATCCACAAGGGCCGCACCGACCTCACGCCGGTCAAAAAGAAGATGCTCGAAGTGACGAACCCCCGCGATATCCGTGGCGGCATCGCCGACGCCCTCAAAGGCGCCGATGTCTTCATCGGCGTCTCCGCCGCAGGCATCGTCACGCCGGAGATGGTGCGCTCCATGAACAAAGACCCCATCATCTTCGCCATGGCGAACCCCGTGCCGGAAATCATGCCTGACCTGGCCAAGAAGGCCGGCGCGGCGATCGTCGGCACCGGCCGGAGCGATTTCGCCAACCAGATCAACAACTGCCTCGCCTTCCCCGGCATCTTCCGCGGCGCCCTGGATGTGCGCGCGCCGCGCATCACCTCGCGCATGAAGGTGGAGGCCGCAAAGGCCCTGGCCGCGCTGGTGAAGAGGCCCACTCCCGAGAAGGTCATCCCCTGGGCACTCGATAAGACCGTCGTCCCCGCCGTCGCTCAGGCCGTCCGCGACGCCTGGAAGTCGGAAGCCAAAGGGAAGGTCGCCGTCGCCGGCAAGGCCGCCTCCGCCGCCCGCGGCAAGGCCTAACCGCCCAGCGCCGCCCGCAGCGAGGCCCCGAACTCCGCCGCCTGCCATCGCCGCACATCGGGCAAGGCCAACTCCCGGTCGAAGAGCTCCGGCGTTCGCATCAAGCGATCCAGGCTCGCCATGGGCCACACCAGCGCCGGGTCCAGGCTTAGCTGCTTCCCAACCTCGTTGCGCCATGCCCGCAGCTTCTGCATCCGGGCCAGCTGCTCCGCCGTCGGCCTCGGCAGGAACGGGTGCATCGGCGGCGGCCTCTTCTCAGGCGGCGCCTCCAGGCCCTCTTCCATCGCCTGTTTGATAGCCCTCCCGTAGCGCTCCAGCAGCAGATGCGTCATCCCAGGGGCATCCTTCAGCTCTGCCTTGGGGTTCGCCGCGATGTGCAGCAGCACATCATTCCCAAAGACGCGGAAGGGCGGCCGCCCCTTGCGCAGCGCCTCTTTCTCGCGAAGAAGATAGAGGCGTTTCAGCACCGCGAGCCCGCGCCCGTCCAGCGTCCGGCTCCCCTTCACGGAAAGGTAGGCCGTCTCCGGGGAGGCGTCTCCCTCGTAGCGGATCTCCTCCAGACGGCGGCACTCCTCCTCCACCCAGGCCGTGCGCCCAAGCTCCGCCAGTTTCACGGAAATCGCGTCCCGCAGCTGCAGGAGATAGGCTACATCCGCCGCGGCGTAGTCCAGCGCCTCTTGGGAAAGCGGCCGCACGCCCCAATCGGCACGCTGGAGCCTCTTCTCCTTCTCCAGCATCACCCCAAGGAATTGGGCGGCCACCGTCCCCAATCCAAGCTTGTCCAAGCCGCAGAAATGCGCCCCGACGCTGGTATCGGAGATGAGGCGCACCCGGAAGCCCCATTGCCGGTCGAGGCTGCGAAGGTCGTAGTCGGCGCTGTGGATGATCTTCTCGATGCCCGGGTCCGCCAGCACCGCGCCCAAGGGCTCCACGTATTCCAGAGCCGCGGTGTCAACGAGAAAGATGCCTTGCGCTGAGGCAATCTGGATAAGGCAGATGCGCTCCGGGTAGCGGAAGAAGCCGTTCGACTCCATATCGAAGGCGATCCGCCGTTCCTTCGCCAGGGCGCGCGCAAGGGCCTCTAAGCCGGCCGCATCGTCAATGAACTCCACCTGGCGGGGGACGTCCTGTGTGCTCATAAGGACACTATTCTAGCCAAGTGGGAAGGGCGGCCCGGCTCTGGGGAAGAACCGGAAGGAAGGCGCGGTGACCGGGCCGGAGGTGCGCCGCTACCTCGGCAACCCGAGGCCGCGCGTCGCGATGATGTTGCGCTGGATCTCCGATGCTCCCGCCGCGATGGTGGCCGGGATCGTCGTCATATAGGTGTTCTCCAAGCGGCCGTGCATGACGGTGTGCTTCTGTTTGGGCGCGATCATCCCGTAGAGTTGGAACATGGGCAGAAGCGTGCGCACCAGCCGCTGGCTCTGCTCCGTGGAGTAGCACTTGTTGACTGAGGCCTCCATGTTCGGTACCAGGCCCTTGTGCTGCATCCACGCCACCCGATAGGCCAGCACGCGGCTGATCTGGATGCCCACGGTCAAGTCGGCCAGCTTGTTCTGCACCAGCGGGTCCTGCAGCGGCGACTTGCCATTGATCGTGATCGCCCTGAGCGCCGCGATAGCATCGTCCATCGTCCGCCGCATCCCGGCGGAGAAGCCGATCATCGAGCGTTCGAAGTCGAGCGTCGTCGTCGCCACGTACCATCCCCGGTTCAGGTCGCCGAGCATATTGCGCTTCGGCACGCGGACATCGTTGAAAAAGACTTGGTTGAAGCCGTGGCCGCCCGCCATGTTGATGAGGGGCCGGATCTCGATGCCCGGCGTCTTCATGTCCAGCAGGAAGTAGGTGATGCCCTTGTGCTTGGGGGCGTTCGAATCCGTGCGCGTGAGGATGTGTATCCAGTCCGATTTATGCGCCAGCGTCGTCCATATCTTGGAGCCGTTGATCACGTAGTCGTCGCCGTCCGCCACCGCCCGCGTCTGCAGCGAAGCGAGGTCGGAGCCGGCCCCCGGCTCACTGAAGCCCTGGCACCAGACCACTTCGCCCCGCGCGATCTTCCCAAGGTGCTCCTTCTTCTGCTCCTCCGTCCCGTGCACCATGATGCACGGGCCGATGAGCCCGATCCCCTGGCCGTCTCGTCCCGGCGCGCGGTAGTAGCCCATCTCCTCGTTCATCACCAGCTGCTTCATGATGTCCGCGCCGTAGCCGCCGTACTTCTTCGGCCACGGGAGGGCCAGCCAGTTCTTCTCCACCAGCTTCCTCTTCATGTGCTTCTCAACCTCGGGCCGGTCCGTCGTGCCCGATTCGTCCATCGTGCCGACCCAGTCCTTGGGCAGCTCCTTGAGCAGGAAGGCGCGGACCTCCTGGCGAAAGGCTTCGTCTTCGGCGGAAAGTCGGAAATCCATTGGGGTATCCTCTCTGTGAAAAAGCCTTCGTAGCGTAGATTTGCATGGGCTGCATGTCAAGAGAAGCGGCGGCGCGCGGCGCGCCGCGTTCGCCTTGCCTTTCCTGACACCATGCTCTATAGTGAACGCCAAGATTCGGCTAGGCCAAGGGGACGCTCGGCGGCATGAAGGCGGAGCTCCTACATATCGGCTTCGACAATGTCGTCGCCGCCAAACGGCTCGTCGCTATTCTCCCTGGGGCTTCAGGCGCCCGCGGCGCCT
Coding sequences:
- a CDS encoding type III PLP-dependent enzyme; its protein translation is MLTHAAPSIENLKHLFASVPETPALLIDRNVLREDFLAFKRSFTGSRICYAIKANSHPDVLSELHALGCDFEISSLGELRILQGIGVPGHRIITSNPIKSPLFIKEAYAAGIRHFVYDSKAEIDKLAELAPNSSPCVRLTVPNEGSEWPLDKKFGVGPELALQLLLLAKAKGLKTAGVTFHIGSQNRQLKGWPIALQVVRDLWDKAKKKGIRLTTLNVGGGMPVYYTNPEFPSVQEIAKTVYAARDALFPAGTETFLEPGRAMIARAGTIVTTVVGVADRDGTRWVYIDTGIFQGLAEALGGIKYRYLSEAPGPVEQCTLAGPSCDSMDTIARDVMLPQVKVGDRIAIPACGAYTTCYGTDFNGFPSPRTIIVG
- the speE gene encoding polyamine aminopropyltransferase, which encodes MPKFWFAESDPFAPINYRYKVNKRLFSKKSPYQHVKVFEHDFFGRIMTIDDVVQLADRDEFFYHEMLAHVPLHMHPAPKKVLIIGGGDGGTLREALKHPTVEKAVLIDIDALVIETSKRFFPQVAVAFKSPRATVLNMDGAKYMRETGERFDAVLVDSTDPVGPAKTLSTQDFFKTAANVLTPNGLFAMQTESLHYHIVFINQVQGYLGKVFPSVGLYAAPLATYAGNYWTFSIASKAKVQSWDPVRPAIKGTRIYDEEFHRKAIVPQKARDCFTAIGSGPYKRAAR
- a CDS encoding site-2 protease family protein, whose amino-acid sequence is MFGSSIKIGRIFGIPIGVHYTWFIVFILITGILGSNYFPSEFPRWSGFQTWGVAILTSLLFFASVLAHELGHSLVAKRYDIGVKSITLFVFGGVAQIAKDPPRPKVEALIALAGPLVSLTIGGIFLGIYFAASDRNDSIAGLAYYLGSINIMVATFNMIPGFPLDGGRVFRAIVWAVKGNFVSATRFATTVGRGVGYLFIFIGVIRAFWYNDLSSGLWIAFIGWFLENAASQSYAQVAIRQALEGIYVREVMSRDTSFIFKRIDLQTLIDSYINFSGKRFFLVGEAEKWEGVLSLQDIRKVSREKRRETRVADVMVPVGKVATVKQSDELLKAIEIMDNADVNQVPVLDGERVVGVLSRENIVRLLRSRAELKAGA
- a CDS encoding NADP-dependent malic enzyme, with the protein product MNYGELSIKRHRETKGKVAIVSKMPLETIEDLSVAYTPGVAAVSLAIAAEKSLSFELTNRANTVAVVSDGTAVLGIGDQGPLGAMPVMEGKAILFKNLAGVDAIPICLDTKDPAEIVKTVRYLAPSFGGINLEDIAAPKCFEVEEALQDLGIPVFHDDQHGTAVVTLGGLINALAITGKKIKDVKIVMSGAGAAGWATTKILLDSGARDITLVDTKGTIHKGRTDLTPVKKKMLEVTNPRDIRGGIADALKGADVFIGVSAAGIVTPEMVRSMNKDPIIFAMANPVPEIMPDLAKKAGAAIVGTGRSDFANQINNCLAFPGIFRGALDVRAPRITSRMKVEAAKALAALVKRPTPEKVIPWALDKTVVPAVAQAVRDAWKSEAKGKVAVAGKAASAARGKA
- a CDS encoding acyl-CoA dehydrogenase, whose amino-acid sequence is MDFRLSAEDEAFRQEVRAFLLKELPKDWVGTMDESGTTDRPEVEKHMKRKLVEKNWLALPWPKKYGGYGADIMKQLVMNEEMGYYRAPGRDGQGIGLIGPCIMVHGTEEQKKEHLGKIARGEVVWCQGFSEPGAGSDLASLQTRAVADGDDYVINGSKIWTTLAHKSDWIHILTRTDSNAPKHKGITYFLLDMKTPGIEIRPLINMAGGHGFNQVFFNDVRVPKRNMLGDLNRGWYVATTTLDFERSMIGFSAGMRRTMDDAIAALRAITINGKSPLQDPLVQNKLADLTVGIQISRVLAYRVAWMQHKGLVPNMEASVNKCYSTEQSQRLVRTLLPMFQLYGMIAPKQKHTVMHGRLENTYMTTIPATIAAGASEIQRNIIATRGLGLPR